In the Candidatus Bipolaricaulota bacterium genome, CCGAGATCGAAAACTTCGGGACCGTGATCTGCATCGGGGGCGGGCTGGGGATCGCCCCGGTCTACCCGATCACCCGCGCGCTCAAGGATGCCGGCAATACGGTGCTCGGGATCATCGGGGCGCGCACTAAAGACCTCTTGTTCTACATCGACAAGATGGAAAAGGTCTGCGATGAGCTCATCGTGACGACCGATGACGGCTCGGCCGGACGCAAGGGGTTCACGAGCGATCCGCTTACGGAGATCCTCGCTGCAGGGCGGAAGGTGGATCGGGTGGTGGCGATCGGCCCGGCGGTGATGATGCGGGCGTGCGCGGACGCTACCCGGCCATTCGGGGTCCCGACAGTGGTGAGCCTGAACTCGATCATGATCGACGGCACCGGGATGTGCGGCGGCTGCCGGGTGGAGGTAGGCGGGGAGACGAAGTTCGCCTGCGTTGATGGCCCGGAGTTCGACGGCCACAAGGTGAACTTCGACCTTCTCCTGTCCCGACAGCGGTTCTATGTGGAGGA is a window encoding:
- a CDS encoding sulfide/dihydroorotate dehydrogenase-like FAD/NAD-binding protein; this translates as MYRILNKRKLAPEVHEYVIEAPEIARAARPGQFVVLRLHERGERIPLTIADADPETGGVTIVVQEVGKTTREMGDKFDKGDCILDFVGPLGKPSEIENFGTVICIGGGLGIAPVYPITRALKDAGNTVLGIIGARTKDLLFYIDKMEKVCDELIVTTDDGSAGRKGFTSDPLTEILAAGRKVDRVVAIGPAVMMRACADATRPFGVPTVVSLNSIMIDGTGMCGGCRVEVGGETKFACVDGPEFDGHKVNFDLLLSRQRFYVEEERCALERYLKEQQGAVDGQA